The window AGCGGGAAAAGCACGATAGGCAAGTTGCTTTTTTCGCTTATTAAAGCGGCCAGGATCGCACGGAATAAACCTAATGAAGATATCGCAAGAAAGCAGACGCTTAGGACTGTATTAAACTTGGTATTTGGCAAAGATTCCCGGCGAGGCTTAATAGAGCTTAAGGGCGGCGTTTTCTCTGAACCATTTTGTACTGTCGAAATATCGGACGACGGGTATATCGCAGCATATGATTGCCCGGCAGATCCATTTCTTGGAGGCATCAAGGATGCAACCTTTATTGACACGCCGCTCGTCTGGCAGTTGTTCAATACATATCAAGGGATTGCTTCTGAACGTGCAAAAGCTGTCGATGTTGGTGATCATTTTCCGATTCAATATCCTTTTACGCAGTTTGATATTTATTCGAAACTGAACGGTAGCGTGCCTGGCCGTGGAGAGCGCCTTGATGATTTGCAGGAGCGTATCAAGAAGATAGTCGGAGGGAGAATAGTGTTTGAAAACAATTCTCCTATGTTCCAGAGAGGTGATGAATTTTATCCCATTTTCAGTACCGCTACAGGGATACAGAGCTTTGGTTTTCTCCAGCGGTTTATGGAGTTGGGACTTGCTGAATCTGAACGAATATTGATTCTTGACGAACCCGAGGTTCATCTTCATCCCAAGTGGCAAATCGACTACGCTGAACTTATCGTTGACATGGTGGCTGACTATGGGTTGAAAGTCCTTGTGACTACTCATAATCCCTATATGTCTAAGGCGTTGAAGCTGTTTTCTGATCGTAAGTTGAGAGAAGAGGTGAATTATTACTACTCGGTGAAAGAGGGAAACTTCTCTCGGTTGGTCGAAGACCAGGAGTTGGAAATAGTTTCTCGGGAGATGGCTAAGCCGATGTTTTTGTTGGATACACTGAAGGCATGGGAAGATGACTCTTAGAGATGTCTTTGCCAATCTGCAGCGGGAAGGTGTTCTAGATGAGATGTCTCTCGGGGACATCTCTGAGACAGCTTGCGGCGAGTCCTCAATAAGAGTCTTTGATGGAGATAGCTACAAAGAGAGAAAATTTCGGGCGGCTAAATCGTGTGATGCATTGTTGCTAATCAATGACAACACCCTAGTTTTTGTCGAAATGAAAAGACTGGCAGGTAGATTCTCTGATATCGTCCGTGGATATCGTCAGGGATATACTGAGGAGCAGTTGAGAGCTGACCCCAATGTGCTTGAAGACTTGTATTGTAAGGCAATGGGCAGATTTCTGCAGTTATTGCGCGCAGACGCATTGCCATTCAAGTATGTGGATTCAAAAACTGCTATTCTCGTTGACATGTGTCGACACCACGAGGCGGACGATTTGGTGAAGCGTTTTGTTCAAAGACAACTGGGTGAAAGTTTTGTTCTTTTGCATGATGCTGGACCTGGATCGACGCTTTCAGCTTATCTGAGTGGTGTCAAAGAACAATTGGATAAGTTGTTTATCAGCAAGTACAACGGAAGAATAAAAACAGTAATTCCTGTTCATGTGTTAAGTTGCTCAGAATTTGATTCGAAGTATGGAAACAATGTGGAGACAGTAAGTGCCTAACGTTTTCCTCGTCGGAGCCGGTCCGGGCGATCCCGGCCTGCTCACCCTGCGGGCCAAGGAGATCATCGAGACCTGTGATGTGATGATCTACGATTATCTGGCCAACGCGGATTTTCTGAAGTGGTGCAGGCCCGACTGCGAGATACTCTATGTGGGCAAGAAGGGCGGGGACCACACCCTGCCCCAGGACAAGATCAACGAGCTGATCGTGGACAAGGCCAGGAGCGGCAAGACCATCTGTCGGCTCAAGGGCGGCGACCCCTACGTGTTCGGGCGCGGCGGCGAGGAGGCCGAGGAGCTGGTGGAGGCGGGCATCGACTTCGAGGTGGTGCCGGGCATCACCGCGGGCGTTGCCGCTGCGGCCTATGCGGGCATCCCGGTGACGCACCGGGACCATACCACCAGCGTGTGTTTCATCACAGGCCACGAGGACCCCACCAAGGGCGAATCCGGCCATAACTGGGCCGTGTACGGCCAGTCCAGCTCCACCCTGGTCTTCTACATGGGCGTGGGCAACCTGCCCATGATCGCCGAGAACCTGATGCGCAACGGCCGGGCCGCCGACACCCCGGTGGCCCTGGTGCGCTGGGGTACGCGCTGCAACCAGCAGTCCTTTGTCTCCACCCTGGAGAACGTGGCCGCTGACGCAGCCGAGCGCGGGTTCAAGGCCCCGTCCATCATCATCGTGGGCGGAGTGTGCTCCCTGCACGACAAACTCGGGTGGTTCGAGAAGAAGCCCCTGCTGGGTCAGGGCGTGGTCGTCACCCGTGCCCGCGAGCAGGCCAGCGGGCTGGTGGAAATCCTGCGCGGCCACGGGGCCTGCGTGTACGAGTTTCCGACCATCGCCGTGGAGCATCTCGATGACTACGCCGAGGTGGAAACGGCCATCCTGCAACTGGCCCGCTATCAGTGGGTGGTCTTCACCTCGGTCAACGGCGTCAAATTCTTCTGGGAGCAGCTTTCGGCCATCGGCCTTGATTCGCGCATCTTCGGCGGTATGCAGATCGCGGCCATCGGCCCGGCCACGGCCGACGAGCTCAAGGCCCGGGGCATCATCCCGGACTTTGTGCCCGACAAGTACGTGGCCGAGCACGTGGTCGAGGGGCTGCTGGCGCTGGGCATCCAGGGGCAGGACGTGCTCATCCCCCGCGCCAGGGTGGCCCGCGAGGTCCTGCCCGAGGAGTTGAAGAAGGCGGGGTGCAGGGTCACGGTCCTGCCCGTGTACGAAACGCGGCTGGTCCAGCAGTCCGGCGAGGAAATAACGGCCGCTCTGGACAAGGGAGCCATCCAGTACGTTACCTTCACCTCATCGAGCACGGTGGAGAACTTCTTCGAACTGGTTCCTGCCGAGACCCTGCGCCGCTACCCGGACGTGCGGCTGGCCTCCATCGGGCCGGTTACGTCAGCAACCCTGGCCCGCTTCGGCTTCACCCCCTCCATCGAGCCCGGGGATTACACCATCCCCGGACTGGTGGACGCCCTGGTGGGCAGTGTGGCACCGGACAAGGGATGATCGGGCCGTTGCTTGGGCGAGGTGAAGGGGGATCGGTCTTTGCCGGTCCCCATTTTTCTTGCCCAAGGCTGTGGCCGTGGCCGTCGCAATGAAAAGAATCCTTGAAAAACGCTGCGGATTGGGACAATGAGTGCGAACGCGCCGCCGATGCGGCGAATCCGGTCACGCGGCCTGAGCCGCCAAGCTTTCTTTCTGGAGAATCCATGCCGTTGCCCATAGCCGTTCTCGTTTCGGGAAGCGGGTCCAACCTGCAATCCATCATCGACCGCATCGAGGAGGGCGTGCTTGATGCCGAGATCAGGCTCGTGGTTTCCAACAGGCCCGGCGCTTTCGGGCTTGAGCGGGCCAGGAAGCACGGCATCCCCACCAAGGTGCTGACGCATACCGATTTTCCCTCGCGGGAGACCTTTGATGCGGCCATGGCCGAGGCCATCGCGGCTGCTGGCGTTGACCGGCGCGGGCTGGTGGTGATGGCCGGATTCATGCGTATTGTCACCCCGGTATTCCTTTCGGCCTTCCCGCACCGGGTGGTCAACATCCATCCGGCCCTGCTGCCCGCCTTTCCCGGTGTCCACGGCCAGGCCGACGCCGCTGCCTATGGCGTGAAAATCTCTGGCTGCACCGTGCATTTCGTGGATGAGAAGATGGACCACGGCCCGGTGATCATCCAGGCGGCCGTGCCCTGCCTGGATGGCGAGGACGGCGATGCGCTGGGCCCGCGCATCCTCAAGCTCGAACACCGCGTCTATCCCCAGGCCATCCAGTGGGTCGCCGAGGACCGGCTGACCGTCTGCGGGCGTCATGTGGAGCTTCGCGTCTCCGGCCGCCCCCGTGCCGAGCAGCCCAAAGCAGACATCGACACCCCCACCCAGGCCCTGGTCTGGCCTCCCCTTGAAGCAGGGTTCTGATTCGGACCCTTGCAATCCTCCGCTACAGGATTGCAAGGGCGACAGGGCTGCCCCCGCTTACGCCAGCCGCTCCCCGTTATAGTCGAAGAGCGCGTGGTCTACCGCGCAAAGGTTCCCGCCAAAGGTCCGGGCAGCCTGGGCCGCTGTGGCCGTGAGCCGCGCCAGCAGGGCGGGCAGGGCCGGGTCGGGCCGCAGCAGGTCGAGGGCCTGCCGGGCGGTGTTTGCTTCGCGGATGGCGGGCAGAAGGGCCGGGGCGCAGCCCGCCTGGGCACAGTGGGCGGCCAGGAGGGCGAAGTCCACGGGATGGCTCCTGGCATGGGTATAGGCCAGCCCCTGGGCCTGCTTGACCAGCTTGCCGAAGAAGAGCGCCCACGTCACCCGGACAAAGCCGCGCTGCGTAGCCGCAGCCATGGAGAAGGCGAAAAAGTCGGCGGCCTGGATCATGGCCGTGGGCTGGGTGTCGGGATTGGCCTCGAGATAGAGCCGCTCGGAGCGACGGCCCGTGGTGAAGACGGCGTGGTCGAGGCCCAGGGCGCGGGCAACATCGAGCCCTTCGGCCACCGTGGCCTTCCAGGAGTCGTGGGAGTAGGGCTTGACGACGCCCTGGGTGCCGAGGATGGAGATGCCGCCCCTGATGCCCAGGCGCGGGTTCATGGTCTTTTCCGCCAGCCGCTCGCCGTCAGGCACCTCGATTATCACCCGAATGCGTCCGACGAAATCAGGCCCCGCGGCGGTGCGTACTCCGGTCTCGATCTGGCGTAGCGGCTCCGGGTTGATGGCCGGGCGGCCCACGGCCACGGGCAGACCCGGCAGGGTGGCGACGCCAACCCCAATGCCGCCCTCAATTTCCACGGTCATGTGCCGTGATCTGTCTGGCGCGACTTCCACCAGCGCCTGTATGTCGCAACCGTGGGTTACATCCGGGTCGTCGCCGCCGTCCTTGATCACGGTGACGCGCACCGCGTGGCCTTCCGGCTCGCAGCGGGCCACGGGCACATCGAGATGGCCGCCCGGCGGCAGCGGAACAGCGACGCAGTCCGGCAGCTTCCCGGTGCGCAGGAAGACCACGGCGGCCATGGCCGCGGCCGTGGCACAGGTGCCGGTGGTCCGGCCCGTGCGCAGACGGCCCGTGTTTCCGCGGTCGGTCATTTCCCCTTTCCGATGCGTTCCGGCCCGGAGTAGATGTGCGTTCCGGCCTGGGTCGAGATGTTCTCGATCATGTTGCGAAACAGCAGGACGTGAAAGGGGTACATGGCGAACCAGTAGATGAGGCCCGCCAGCCCCTTGGGCAGGAAACGCGCAGTCATGGTGATGTCCACCGCGTTTTCCCAGTGGGTGTCCAGGCGGAATTCGAGCAGGGCCTCGCCGGGCAGCCGCATTTCGGCCAGCAGGAGCAGCCTGCGGCCCGGGTCGCTGGCCAATACGCGCCAGCAATCCAGCGCATCGCCCACGCGCACACACTCGTCCCGGCGCGGGCGGCCGCGGGACATGCCGGGTCCGGCCAGCAGCCGGTCGATGAAGCCGCGCAGCCGCCACAGCGGGTCGCCGTAGTACCATCCCTGCTCTCCGCCGATGCGCTCCACCAGCGCCCAGACCTTGGCCGGATCGCCCTGAAGCCGGGCCTTGTAGCCCATCTCGTAGCGTGCGCCGCCCGCATAGGAGGGGTCATCCCCGGAGGCCCATTCGGGCAGGCAGGCGCTGCCCACGTCGAAGAGGCAGGTCTCCACCTTCTGGTGCTCGGTCTTGTCCAGGGCGCGGCGGATGGCCTCGCGGCAGGAGATCAGCTCCAGGGGCACCAGTTCGCGGATGGTGTCGTCGCGGCAGACGACCTCGTTGCGCAGGCCCTCGATAAGGGAGCGGGCCAGAGACATGGGCACCGGAGTGATCAGGCTTACCCAGAAGGACGAGAGCCGTGGCGACAGAAAGGGCGTGGCCAGGATGCGCCGCCTGGGGATGCCCGCCACCTCGGCGTAGAGATCGAACAGCTCGGCGTAGGAGAGGATGTCCGGCCCCCCGATGTCGAGCGTCAGTCCGGCGGTGGCGTCGTTCTCCAGGCAGCCGACCAGGTAGCCCAGGACGTTGCGGATGGAGATGGGCTGGGTGCGGGTCTTGACCCAGGTGGGGGCGAGCATGACCGGCAGCCGGTCGGCCAGGTAGCGGACCAGCTCGAAGGAGGACGAGCCCGAGCCGAGAATCTGGGCGGCCCGCAGGATGGTCACCCGAGAGGGGGCCAGAGAGAGAATGCGGCCCACCTCGGCGCGGGAGCGCAGGTGCTTGGACAAGGGATGATCGTCGAGATCCTCGCCCAGTCCGCCGAGGTAGATGATGCGTTCAAGGCCGGAGCCCTGGGCAGCGCTGACCATGTTGTAGGCCGCATCGCGCTCCTGCTCGGCGAAGTCCCGGCCGGGCTGGGCCATGGAGTGGACGAGGTAGAAGGCGGCCCGGCAACCCCGGCAGGCCTTGCGCAGGCTCCAGGCGTCGTGCATGTCGGCGCGGACGATCTCGACATTGGGATTGCCCGCCCACTGGCGGGCCCGGATTTTCTCCACGCTGCGCCCGGCGGCGCGGACCGTGAAGCCGCGTTCGAGGAGCAGGGGCACGAGCCTGCCCCCAACATAGCCGGTGGAGCCGAGCACGAGAACGGGGCGGGTGTCCATCAATTGCCTCCGGCGGGCGGCGCTAGTCCTTTGGGGTGCGGGTGTTGAAGCGGTATTCGCCGTCGCGGATCAGCCAGCCCCGGTCGTTCATGCACTGGCTGTAGACCTTGTACTGCCGGTTCTTGTCCAGGGGGTACTGCTCGCCCGCGATCACGTCGCAGGCGCGGGAATCCTGGTCAAAGCGCACCTTGGCCTCGTGGGAGTCCTTGATGTCGGGATTCTGCCACTGGGTGGCGCAGCCCGCCAGGAGCGGGGCGGCGAGCAATATCGCGGCCAGGGCGGTCATCAGACGCGGGAGGAGGGGGGGGCGGCGCATGGGGGTTCCTTTGGCGGTTATTCGTCCATTACTCATCTTTGAGCTCGCGGCTCATGAGATCCTTGACAGCGCAGGCCGGGTCCTTGTCCTCATAGAGGATGGCGTGAACCTGCGTGGTGATGGGCAGCTCCACGCCGAGCTTGCGGGCCAGGTCGTGCAGGGCCTTGGTGGTCTTGACGCCCTCGGCCACGGCTTTCATTTGCCCGACGATGGCGTCGAGCTTCATGCCCTGGCCCAGCTTGAGGCCCACCTGCCGGTTGCGCGAGAGGTCGCCGGTGCAGGTCAAAACCAGGTCGCCCATGCCCGAGAGCCCCATGAAGGTACGCACCTGCCCGCCCATGGCCTGACCCAGGCGGCTCATCTCGGCCAGTCCCCTGGTTATCAGGGCGGCCCTGGCGTCGTGGCCGAAGCCCAGGCCGTCGGAGATGCCCGCGGCGATGGCGATGACGTTCTTGACCGCGCCGCCCAGCTCCACGCCGCGATAGTCGGGCGTGAAGTAGACGCGAAAGGCCGGGGTGGAGAAGGCGGACTGGAGCTCATGGCCCAGTTCGTGGTCCTCGCAGCCCAGCGACACGGTGGTGGGCATGCCCGCGCTGACCTCGGCGGCGAAGGAGGGGCCGGAGAGGGAGGCGTAACGCGGATGCTTGCCGTCCAGCGCCTGGGCCACCACCCGGCTCATGGGGGCCAGGGTCGAAAGCTCGATGCCCTTGGAAGCGCAGACCATGACCGGATTGTCGGGCAGGATGTCGCGAAACCCCTCCAGGGCAGGGCGGATGAACTGGCTGGGGATGACCAGCAGGAAATAGTCGGCCCCGGCAAAGGCCGTTTCAGGGTCGGATTCCACGGCCAGGGCGTCGCAAAGACGCACGCCGGGCAGAAAAGTGCTGTTTTCACGGGTGTCGCGGATGGCGGCCACCACATCGGGCTCGCGGGCCCAGAGGGTGGTGCTCACCCCGTTTTTGGCCAGCATGTCGGCCAGGGTGGTGCCCCAGGCTCCGGCACCGAGAACGGCTATCTTCATGGAGAAACTCCTTTTCTGCTTGATGGCCCTTGAGCATACGTGCGCCTGCCGCCCGTGGCAAGTCCCGAGGCCGGGCGCAAGACGCCCCGGTTGCATCCTCGGGCGCAGACGGGTATAGAGCACAGCCATGGCAATACGATTCACCGAGACACAAGAGCGTATCCTGGCCCTGGCGGGCACGGACCTGCCGGATACCGAGAGGCCGTTTCTGAGCATCGCCGAGCAGGCGGGAGTGGACGAGCAGACCGTCATCGACCTGCTCGCCGACCTCAAGGAGCGCAAGATCATCCGCCGCTTCGGGGCCACCCTGCGCCACCAGAAGGCGGGTTACGGCCATAACGCCATGGTCGCCTGGAGAGTGCCCGAGGAACGGACCGAGGCCGTGGGCGAGCTTTTCGCGGCCCGGCCCGAGATCAGCCATTGCTACATCCGCCGCACCTACCCGGAGTGGACCTACAACGTCTACACCATGATCCACGGCGAGCGGCCCGGTCAGACCGACGAGGTGGTGGCCGAACTGGCCGAAATCACCGGCATCGACGATCATTGCACGCTCAAGTCCCTGAAGGAACTCAAGAAGACCTCCATGGTCTATTTCAAATAGGAGCCGCCCATGGATTCCAAAGCGCTTTACGCCAAGGCCAAGACCCTGATGCCCGGCGGGGTCAACTCGCCGCTGAGGGCCTGTCGCTACGTCAACGCCGAGCCCATCTTCATCGATCGCGCCAAGGGTGCGCGCATGTGGGATGTGGAGGGGCGCGAGTATATCGATTACGTCCTGAGCTGGGGACCGATGATCCTCGGCCATCAGGACCCCGCCGTTTCCGACGCCGCCCATCGTGCGGTGGACAAGGGGTCCAGCTACGGCGCCCCCTGCCTGGGCGAGGTGGAGCTGGCCGAGGAAATCTCTCGTCTCATTCCGTCCATGGAGATGATGCGTATGGTCTCCTCGGGCACCGAGGCCACCATGTCCGCCCTGCGGCTGGCGCGGGGCTATACCGGCCGCAGCAAGTTCGTCAAGTTCATCGGCAACTACCACGGCCACGCCGACTCCTTCCTGGCCGCCGCCGGTTCGGCTGCAGCCACCGTGCCCGGCACCCCCGGCGTCCCCGAGGATATCGTCCGCCACACCCTGCTGGCGCACTACAACGACCTTGAGGCCGTGCGGGCGCATTTTCAGGCCAGCGGGCAGGAGATCGCCTGCGTCATCGTGGAGCCTGCCGCGGGCAACATGGGGCTGATTCTTCCGGCCGAGGGATTTCTCCAGGGGTTGCGCGATTTGTGTGACGAGCACGGCGCACTGCTCATCTTTGACGAGGTCATCACCGGGTTCCGGCTGGCGCGGGGCGGGGCGCAGGAGCGTTTCGGCATCACCCCCGACCTGACCACCCTGGGCAAGATCATAGGGGGCGGGTTCCCGGTGGGCTGCTATGGGGGCCGCAGGGGGATCATGGAGCACATGGCCCCGGTGGGCGGCGTGTTCCAGGCCGGTACACTGTCGGGCAACCCCGTGGCCATGGCCGCCGGACTGGCCACCCTCAGGCGGCTTGGGGAATGCGACTACGCCGGGCTTGAGGCGCGTACCCGCGCCCTGGCCGAGGAATTGGCGGCCATCATGGCCTCCAAGGGCCAGGCCGTGTTTCTCAATACCATCGCCTCGGCCTTCACCCTCTATTTTTCGCAGGGGCCCGTGACCAACATGATCGAGTCAGGCAAATGCGATTCGGCCGCCTATGCCGCCTTCTGGCAGCAGATGCTGGCCCAGGGCGTCTATCTCGCTCCCGCCGGATTCGAGTGCGCCTTCACCTCCTTTGCCCACACGGACGAGGATTTCGAGAAGACCCTGGACGCGGCCCGCAAGGTCCTCTTCTGACCGGGGATGGCCGTCTGCCCCGGTTCGTCGGGCGGCGGCCAGGGAGAGCGGCCATGCCCGAACCCATCAAGATAGCCGTCTACGCCCTGACCGGGCAGGGGTATTCCCTGGCCTCGCGCATTGCCCGCGAGACGGGCGGCGTCCTCTTTGCCACGCCGCGTCTGGTCCGAGGGACGGATGTGCCTTTCGACTCCCTTGCGGATCTGGTGGGCGGCCATTTTCACGGTTTTGACGGGCATGTGTTCGTGGCCGCGGCAGGCATAGCGGTGCGCTGCATCGCGCCGCATCTGCGGGGCAAGGACGCGGACCCGGCCGTGGTCTGCCTGGACCAGGACGGCCGGTTTGCGGTCAGCCTGCTCTCGGGCCATCTGGGCGGGGCCAATGATCTGGCCCTGCGCTGCGCGGCCATCAGCGGCGGTCAGGCGGTCATCACCACGGCCACGGACTGTGCCGGGCTGCCCTCGCTGGACATGCTGGCCCGGCAGCGGAACATGGCCATCGGCAATCTCGGCCGGGTCAAGGCGGTCAACGCGGCCCTGCTGCGCGGCGAGGCACTCCAACTGCATGATCCGGGCGGATATCTGCGCACAGGGAACCAAAGCCATTTCGTCGCGGTGGACGATCCGGCCCGGTGGCGCTCCGGCGAGCCGGGCGTCTGGGTCTCCTGGCGCCGGGATTGCCCGGACGAGGCGGCGCTACGCCTCTATCCCCGTGTGCTCATGCTCGGGGTGGGCTGCCGCCGGGGCGTGGGAGAAGCGGCCATCTCGGCCCATGTCCGCGAGTCGTTACGGGCGGCGGACCTTTCGTTTCTGAGCATCGGCGGCTTGGGCAGCGTGGGGGCCAAGGCCGACGAACCGGGTCTGCTCGATGCTGCGGCCGCGCTGGGGGTGGTGCCTGAATTTTTTGATGCCCGGAGGCTGGCAGCGGTGAACGTGCCCAATCCCTCGACCAGGGTGGGCCAGCGCATGGGCACTGCCTCGGTGGCCGAGGCCGCCGCCATCCTGCTGGCCCGTGGCGGCCCGTTGGTCATGGAAAAGACGCGAACCGACAACGTCACGCTGGCCGTGGCAAGGAGCGAATCATGCTGACAGCCGTGAGCCTGGGGCCGGGGGATGTGAGCCTGCTGACCCCGGCGGCCCATACGGCCATCGCCCGGGCCGATGTGGTGGCCGGGTACAAGGGATACATCGAGCTGGTGCCGCCCGAGTTGCTGGCGGGCAGGGAGGTCATCTCCACCGGCATGACGGGCGAGGTGGACCGCGCACGGGCGGCGGTGGAGGCGGCCCGCGCCGGGCGGCGTACGGTCATGGTGTGCAGCGGCGACGCAGGCGTCTACGCCATGGCCGGGCTGCTCCTGGAAATCCTCGAGGCAGAGGGGCTGCTCGATTCTGTGCCCTTCGCCGTGGTCCCTGGAGTGCCCGCCTTTGCGGCGGCGGCGGCGCTGCTGGGCGCCCCGCTGATGCACGACTTCGCCTCTGTCAGCTTAAGCGACTTGCTTACCCCGTGGGAGGTCATCGAGAAGCGCCTTCGGCTGGCCGCCGAGGCGGATTTCGTCATCGCCCTCTACAACCCCCGTTCCAGGAAGCGGGACGACCATCTGGCCAGAGCCCTTGCGGTCATCGCCCGAAGCCGTGTCCCGGGAACCCCGGTGGGCGTTGTGGGCCGGGCCTATCGGCCGGGACAGAGCGTGATTCTGACCACCCTTGACGCGGTGGACACGGACGGGGTGGACATGCAGACCGTGCTCCTCGTGGGCAACTCGGCCACCCGCGCAACGGGCGGCCGTATGCTCACCCCACGCGGATACCATCGCAAATACGCCATGAGCCGGGAAAAGGGAGGGGAGTGACCCGCGAAAATCCCGGACGCAGAGGGCGCGAAGGGTCCTTTGACCGGCAATCCCTCTTGCCCTGTTGTGCCGCCGGGATGGAAACCCCTTGCCTTTCGAGGTGATTTTCAGGTAAACCCAACCGTCTACGATGGCACCCCTTGCTTGACAGGGGGGGGATACTTATTTATCCCGCACAGTAGAGAGTGTGACGGTTTCTTACTCATGCAACAGGAGGAAGTAGGTACATGAAAAAATCTCTGATGATCTGTCTCATGGTTGCCGCGCTGGTTTGCGTTTTCGCGCTGCCCGCGGTCATCGCCGGTGCCGCGGTGCCGGAAACCGTGACCATGAAGGCCCCTGATGGCGTTGAGATGACCCGGACCGAGGTTGTCTTCCCGCACAAGGCCCACGAAGGCCTCGGCATTGACTGCTTCGTGTGTCACCACACGAACGACTCCAAGGACTCCATCACCGGCTGTTCCGTTGATGGCTGCCACTCCGTGGTCGATCTCAGCAAGGATGGCAAGAAGGACCCGACAGGTTTCTACGCCGCCTTCCATGGCAAGTCCGATGCTTCTTGTCTGCAGTGCCACAAGAACGAGAAGAAGGCCGGGAAGAATCCCCCGGTGGCTTGCAAGGACTGCCACAAGTAGTCTGACGGCCGATCCCAAGGGGAGCTGTCCGCGACAGCTCCCCTTTTTCAAAATCCCGCCTTCCGGAGGTATCAATGACCCCGGCTCCACCGCCCTCCCACAAAGACGACAGCGTTGATGTCAACGACATGCTGAACGCCGGCAAGCCCGAGAACGAGGGGCTGGACCCGGATTCGCTTGATGCGGATTTCGAGCAGGAGCTGGAGGATCTTTTTTCCGACGATCTTGAGGAGGAGCAGGCCGCGGGCGACGAGGACGACGGCGAACCCATCGTCCTTGACGAATATGTCACGGTGGAGTCCGACGGCAATGTCGATATCCCGGAGGATGTCCCTGCCTCTGAGGACGGGGATGACGAGGCGTTGCTCCTGCTCGACGA of the Pseudodesulfovibrio alkaliphilus genome contains:
- the hemL gene encoding glutamate-1-semialdehyde 2,1-aminomutase, with product MDSKALYAKAKTLMPGGVNSPLRACRYVNAEPIFIDRAKGARMWDVEGREYIDYVLSWGPMILGHQDPAVSDAAHRAVDKGSSYGAPCLGEVELAEEISRLIPSMEMMRMVSSGTEATMSALRLARGYTGRSKFVKFIGNYHGHADSFLAAAGSAAATVPGTPGVPEDIVRHTLLAHYNDLEAVRAHFQASGQEIACVIVEPAAGNMGLILPAEGFLQGLRDLCDEHGALLIFDEVITGFRLARGGAQERFGITPDLTTLGKIIGGGFPVGCYGGRRGIMEHMAPVGGVFQAGTLSGNPVAMAAGLATLRRLGECDYAGLEARTRALAEELAAIMASKGQAVFLNTIASAFTLYFSQGPVTNMIESGKCDSAAYAAFWQQMLAQGVYLAPAGFECAFTSFAHTDEDFEKTLDAARKVLF
- a CDS encoding cobalt-precorrin 5A hydrolase; this translates as MPEPIKIAVYALTGQGYSLASRIARETGGVLFATPRLVRGTDVPFDSLADLVGGHFHGFDGHVFVAAAGIAVRCIAPHLRGKDADPAVVCLDQDGRFAVSLLSGHLGGANDLALRCAAISGGQAVITTATDCAGLPSLDMLARQRNMAIGNLGRVKAVNAALLRGEALQLHDPGGYLRTGNQSHFVAVDDPARWRSGEPGVWVSWRRDCPDEAALRLYPRVLMLGVGCRRGVGEAAISAHVRESLRAADLSFLSIGGLGSVGAKADEPGLLDAAAALGVVPEFFDARRLAAVNVPNPSTRVGQRMGTASVAEAAAILLARGGPLVMEKTRTDNVTLAVARSESC
- the cobJ gene encoding precorrin-3B C(17)-methyltransferase; this encodes MLTAVSLGPGDVSLLTPAAHTAIARADVVAGYKGYIELVPPELLAGREVISTGMTGEVDRARAAVEAARAGRRTVMVCSGDAGVYAMAGLLLEILEAEGLLDSVPFAVVPGVPAFAAAAALLGAPLMHDFASVSLSDLLTPWEVIEKRLRLAAEADFVIALYNPRSRKRDDHLARALAVIARSRVPGTPVGVVGRAYRPGQSVILTTLDAVDTDGVDMQTVLLVGNSATRATGGRMLTPRGYHRKYAMSREKGGE
- a CDS encoding cytochrome c3 family protein, which translates into the protein MKKSLMICLMVAALVCVFALPAVIAGAAVPETVTMKAPDGVEMTRTEVVFPHKAHEGLGIDCFVCHHTNDSKDSITGCSVDGCHSVVDLSKDGKKDPTGFYAAFHGKSDASCLQCHKNEKKAGKNPPVACKDCHK